A region of Microbacterium suwonense DNA encodes the following proteins:
- a CDS encoding IS5 family transposase codes for MSRFQKLSDAQWSLIEGMLPRPTGRKGRPFADARLMVEGIVYRYRTGIAWRDLPAVFGPWQTVWTWHHRMATEGIWDRVLAKVIAAADAAGMVDWSISVDSTIARTHQHATNTTRLTGAGSNYTNPRLEPPDHGIGRSRGGLSTKIHQLVDGNGLPLVTLITPGQAGDSPMFLPLMAQLRVERDRGRPRTRPDAVRGDKAYSSRAIRGHLRTRGIRAVIPEPDDQKGHRQRRGSRGGRPVGLDDADYRHRNVIERNYCRMKQWRGLATRYDKHAIVYRAAVVLNAVIAWTQQLSDTP; via the coding sequence GTGTCGCGGTTTCAGAAGCTCTCGGATGCTCAGTGGTCGTTGATTGAGGGGATGCTGCCGCGTCCGACGGGGCGTAAGGGTAGGCCGTTCGCGGATGCGCGGCTCATGGTCGAAGGCATCGTGTACCGGTATCGAACGGGGATCGCGTGGCGGGATCTCCCGGCGGTGTTCGGGCCCTGGCAGACGGTCTGGACCTGGCACCATCGGATGGCGACGGAGGGCATCTGGGATCGGGTGCTGGCGAAGGTCATCGCTGCGGCGGATGCCGCCGGGATGGTGGACTGGTCGATATCGGTAGATTCCACGATCGCCCGCACGCACCAGCACGCTACGAACACCACCCGCCTCACAGGGGCTGGATCAAATTACACGAATCCGAGGCTCGAGCCGCCTGATCACGGCATCGGCCGCTCCCGCGGCGGCCTCTCTACGAAGATCCATCAACTCGTCGACGGCAACGGACTCCCGCTGGTGACCTTGATCACGCCGGGACAGGCCGGGGACTCACCGATGTTCCTGCCGCTGATGGCGCAACTGCGGGTCGAACGAGATCGCGGTAGGCCACGCACCCGACCGGACGCCGTCCGCGGCGACAAGGCATACTCCTCGCGCGCGATCCGCGGTCACCTCCGCACCCGCGGAATCAGAGCCGTGATCCCCGAACCCGACGACCAGAAAGGCCACCGCCAGCGACGCGGCTCACGTGGCGGCCGGCCTGTCGGCCTTGATGACGCGGACTACCGCCACCGGAACGTGATCGAACGCAACTACTGCCGCATGAAGCAATGGCGCGGACTTGCCACCCGCTACGACAAGCACGCCATCGTCTACCGCGCCGCAGTCGTCCTCAACGCCGTCATCGCCTGGACCCAGCAATTGTCAGACACGCCCTAG